GCCACTGGCAGCAGGGTTAGAGGGTAAGGTAGCTAACCCTATGGCAGTGCTGAAAGAAATTTTGAACTGGACTGATGGGCAACCATTTCTCACACAAAAGTTGTGCCATATCGTAGAACATGAAAGAATTAGCGGTAGCATGGCTTTACATCAGGAAACGGGGTATTCGGAAACAGAAGAACGATATAAGTTAGATTATCACTTACCGATTGTTAATTATCATCTGATTAGCATATATTACCAGTTTCCCTCAATTATTTTGGAGAAGCTAGTAAAAACAAACATTATTGATGATTGGGAAGCTCATGATGAACCGGAGCATTTAAAAACAATTCGCGATCGCCTCCTCACTAACGAGCAACGTGCTGGGAGCTTGTTGGCACTTTATCAAAGAATTTTACAAGGAGTTGACGTACCAATAGATGACTCATCAGAACAAATAGAACTTTTACTCTCTGGGCTAGTCGTTAAGCAACAAGGAAAACTGAAGGTTAAAAACCGCATTTATCAAGAAGTTTTTAATCAAGCCTGGGTAGAAAAACAATTAGCAAAACTGCGTCCTTACGGCCAAACATTAAATTCATGGGTTGCATCATTACGACAAGATTCTTCGAGGCTGCTGCGAGGACAAGCTCTGTTAGAAGCACAAGCTTGGTCTGTCGGCAAAAGTTTAAGCGAGTTGGACTATCAATTTTTAGCAGCCAGTCAAGAACTCGATCGGCGAGAAGTTGAAACAAGGTTGGCCGCAGAATACACTAAAGAAATCAAAGCAAGACTAGTCCAAGATCAAAAAGTTGCCCAACTTCAAAGAGTATCTCTAGGCACACTCGCTTTAGGACTTGTCATTGCTTTGGGTTTGGGAGTTACAACCTTCTTTCAGTACCGCAACGCACTGCAAAACGAATTAAAAGCCATTGCCACATCTTCCAAAGCTTTGCACGCTTCAGAGAAAAAATTAGATGCTTTGATGGAAGCAATTAGAGCAGGACAAAAACTGCAAAGTCTTGGAAGTGTAGATGTACAAACTCAAACACAAGTTGAATCTGTACTGCGACAAGCTATTTATGAAGTGAAAGAGTATAACCGCTTGTCAGGGCATAGTGCAGGGGTGAATTCAGTTGCCATTAGTACAGATGGGCAAATATTTGCTTCAGCAAGTGCAGACAAAACAGTCAAACTTTGGAAACCTGATGGCAATTTAATTCGGACATTGGAAGGACACACTGCAGGCGTCAACACAGTTGCTATTGGTACTAATCATCAAGATAAGAAGAAAAATCTTTTTATTGCCTCAGGTGGTGAAGACAGGACAGTTAAACTTTGGCATCTTGATGGCACCTTACTGACCACTTTGAAAGGACATAGCGATGCAGTAGAGTCAATTGCTATTAGTCTTGATGGGAGTACGATCGCTTCAGCAAGTGACGACAAGACAGTTAAACTTTGGTCGGCTGATGGAACTTCGCTACGCACAATTAAAGGGCATAGTGATGACGTTGAGGCGGTTGCTATCAGCCCCGATGGAAAAATGCTTGCTACAGCTAGTGACGATAAAACAGTCAAACTTTGGAAAATGGACGGTACATTACTACATACACTAAAAGGACATCGCGATGAAGTCGAGGGAGTCCATTTCAGCCCTAATGGGAAGATGATTGCCTCAGTGAGTGCAGATAGAACTATCAAGCTGTGGAATTTAGATGGGACTTTGAAAGCAACTTTAATCGGACACAGCAATCAAGTTGAAGGAATTGCCATAAGTTCTGATGGCAATGTTATTGCTTCGGCAAGTCGAGACAAAACAATCAAAGTGTGGAGACCAGATGGCACGTTATTAACCACTCTTCGCGGTCATGATGCAGGAGTCAGAGAAGTTGCCATCAACCCCGTCAACAAGATGATTGCTTCAGCAAGTCGGGATAACACTGTGAGGTTTTGGAGGCAAAACAGTTCCTTATTAAACACTCTGTCCGGTCATAGTGATGCTGTTTATGGAGTGGCTTTTATTCCTAACGGAAAGATGATTGTTTCAGCAAGTCGGGATAAAACTGTCAAATTTTGGAATCCAGATGGGACATTGCATCTGAGTCTTATTGGTCATCAAGCAGGAGTCAATGGCATTGCGATCGGACCGGATGGGAAAACTATCGCCTCAGCTAGTTCGGATAATACTGTCAAAATTTGGAATCAAAAGGGTCAGTTGCTGACAACTCTTGTTGGGCATAAAGATGTAGTCAAGGGGATTGCGATCGCTCCTGATGGCAAAACTATCGCGTCAGTCAGTGACGATAAGACGGTTAAACTTTGGAAGATTAATGGTAAGGGTGGAGTTGAAACCAACGCCTATGCAACACTGGTTGGGCATAGTTCTGGCGTGAATGGAGTCGCGATCGGCTCTGACGGTCAAATTATTGCTTCAGTCAGTGATGATAGTACCGTGAGATTATGGAAACCAGATGGAACGTTAGTCAAAATTATCTCAGGACATAGCAATCAGGTGAACGCAGTTGCCATAAGTCCCGATCGCAAGTTGGTTATTTCTGCAAGCGACGACAAGACGATCAAACTCTGGACAATGGATGGTACGCTGTTGAAAACGTTGACTGGTCATGGTGCAGGGGTTTATGCAGTAGCGATCGCTCCTCATGGTAAAATGATAGCCTCAGCGAGTTCAGATAACACTATCAAACTTTGGAGAATTGACGGTCAGTTGTTGACAACTCTTTCCGGGCATAGCGATACCGTCAAAGGAGTTGCATTTAGCCTTAATGGTAAAGTTTTAGCCTCAGTCAGTGATGATAAAACTGCAATTTTATGGGATTTAGACCGGGTTTTGGCTTTAGATGAGCTTTTTGTTCACGCTTGTAATTGGGTGCAAGATTATTTAACAACAAATCCTGATGTAAATGAAAGCGATCGCAATCTTTGCACTCGCCGCAAATAGTGGCAGAGTAGATCGTGT
This genomic interval from Scytonema hofmannii PCC 7110 contains the following:
- a CDS encoding AAA-like domain-containing protein: MNAYEYQIGGSLKMDAPSYVERQADFELYDALIKGEFCYVFSSRQMGKSSLRLRTRCRLQEAGYCCASIDMTRIGNGNITPAQWYKGIVVDLLRGFDLFGSVNIKTWWNEREDLPLLQRLSQFVEDILLIKLKSEKIFIFIDEIDNILSLNFPVADFFALIRACYNQRAENPEYNRLTWALFGVATPSDLISDRTCTPFNIGTSINLHGFRLSEVEPLAAGLEGKVANPMAVLKEILNWTDGQPFLTQKLCHIVEHERISGSMALHQETGYSETEERYKLDYHLPIVNYHLISIYYQFPSIILEKLVKTNIIDDWEAHDEPEHLKTIRDRLLTNEQRAGSLLALYQRILQGVDVPIDDSSEQIELLLSGLVVKQQGKLKVKNRIYQEVFNQAWVEKQLAKLRPYGQTLNSWVASLRQDSSRLLRGQALLEAQAWSVGKSLSELDYQFLAASQELDRREVETRLAAEYTKEIKARLVQDQKVAQLQRVSLGTLALGLVIALGLGVTTFFQYRNALQNELKAIATSSKALHASEKKLDALMEAIRAGQKLQSLGSVDVQTQTQVESVLRQAIYEVKEYNRLSGHSAGVNSVAISTDGQIFASASADKTVKLWKPDGNLIRTLEGHTAGVNTVAIGTNHQDKKKNLFIASGGEDRTVKLWHLDGTLLTTLKGHSDAVESIAISLDGSTIASASDDKTVKLWSADGTSLRTIKGHSDDVEAVAISPDGKMLATASDDKTVKLWKMDGTLLHTLKGHRDEVEGVHFSPNGKMIASVSADRTIKLWNLDGTLKATLIGHSNQVEGIAISSDGNVIASASRDKTIKVWRPDGTLLTTLRGHDAGVREVAINPVNKMIASASRDNTVRFWRQNSSLLNTLSGHSDAVYGVAFIPNGKMIVSASRDKTVKFWNPDGTLHLSLIGHQAGVNGIAIGPDGKTIASASSDNTVKIWNQKGQLLTTLVGHKDVVKGIAIAPDGKTIASVSDDKTVKLWKINGKGGVETNAYATLVGHSSGVNGVAIGSDGQIIASVSDDSTVRLWKPDGTLVKIISGHSNQVNAVAISPDRKLVISASDDKTIKLWTMDGTLLKTLTGHGAGVYAVAIAPHGKMIASASSDNTIKLWRIDGQLLTTLSGHSDTVKGVAFSLNGKVLASVSDDKTAILWDLDRVLALDELFVHACNWVQDYLTTNPDVNESDRNLCTRRK